The following proteins come from a genomic window of Achromobacter deleyi:
- a CDS encoding MFS transporter, giving the protein MNATPAQPAPLTAPVILLMSVATGLAVASNYYAQPLLHTISQQFTLSNATAGSIVMIAQLSYALGLILLVPLGDLFERRGLIVLMTLLSSGGLLVSAFAPNIQMLMLGTAVTGMLSVVAQVLVPFAATLAAPHERGKAVGTVMSGLLLGILLARTAAGVLADLGSWRTVYWVAAILMLAMSAALWKVLPRHKSHAAMSYPRLLGSIFRLFAEEPLLRGRSLLGGLLFAAFSMLWTPLTFLLSGPDYGFNNTTIGLFGLAGAAGAYAANRFGRLADRGLGNQATRIGLLLLLASWGLMAFGQASVIALLVGILIQDLAIQGVHVTNTSSLYRTRPEARSRLTAGYMTSYFIGGATGSLVSSWLYSHYGWPGVVTAGAVLGAITLAYGMLGASARIPEIAPSPIRA; this is encoded by the coding sequence ATGAACGCCACTCCCGCCCAACCCGCCCCGCTCACCGCGCCCGTCATCCTGCTGATGTCCGTCGCCACCGGCCTGGCGGTCGCCAGCAACTATTACGCGCAGCCGTTGCTGCACACCATCAGCCAGCAATTCACGCTGTCCAACGCCACCGCCGGCAGCATCGTCATGATCGCGCAGCTGAGCTACGCGCTCGGCCTGATCCTGCTGGTGCCGCTGGGCGACCTGTTCGAGCGCCGCGGCCTGATCGTGCTGATGACGCTGCTGTCGTCCGGCGGCCTGCTGGTGTCGGCCTTCGCCCCCAATATCCAGATGCTGATGCTCGGCACCGCCGTGACCGGCATGCTGTCGGTGGTGGCGCAGGTGCTGGTGCCGTTCGCGGCCACCCTGGCGGCGCCGCATGAGCGCGGCAAGGCGGTCGGCACCGTCATGAGCGGCCTGCTGCTGGGCATCCTGCTGGCCCGCACCGCGGCCGGCGTGCTGGCCGACCTGGGCAGCTGGCGCACCGTCTACTGGGTTGCCGCGATCCTGATGCTGGCCATGTCCGCCGCGCTCTGGAAGGTGCTGCCGCGCCACAAGAGCCACGCCGCCATGAGCTATCCGCGCCTGCTCGGCTCGATCTTCCGCCTGTTCGCCGAGGAACCGCTGCTGCGCGGCCGTTCGCTGCTGGGCGGCCTGCTGTTCGCCGCCTTCAGCATGCTGTGGACGCCGCTGACGTTCCTGCTGTCGGGTCCGGACTACGGTTTCAACAACACCACCATCGGGCTGTTCGGGCTGGCCGGCGCGGCCGGCGCCTATGCCGCCAACCGCTTCGGCCGCCTGGCCGACCGCGGCCTGGGCAACCAGGCCACCCGCATCGGCCTGCTGCTGCTGCTCGCATCCTGGGGGCTGATGGCCTTCGGCCAGGCCTCGGTCATCGCGCTGCTGGTGGGCATCCTGATCCAGGACCTGGCGATCCAGGGCGTCCATGTCACCAATACCAGCTCGCTGTACCGCACCCGCCCCGAGGCCCGCAGCCGCCTGACGGCCGGTTACATGACCAGCTACTTCATCGGCGGGGCGACCGGATCGCTGGTATCGTCCTGGCTTTACTCCCATTACGGCTGGCCCGGCGTGGTCACCGCGGGCGCGGTTCTGGGGGCCATAACCCTGGCTTACGGCATGCTGGGGGCCAGTGCCCGCATCCCGGAAATCGCCCCGTCCCCTATCCGCGCCTAG
- a CDS encoding MarR family winged helix-turn-helix transcriptional regulator — translation MNDLVDLVLSQWEQECPNLDISPMSVLSRVFRFHAFAARDVGQAFKRYHLHQGEFDVLATLYRTGAPYAMNPQKLVAALLLTSGAMTNRLDRLEQAGLLARTPNPDDRRGVIVALTAEGLRVIKQVLKDYLRELETLLAPLNATERRQMAGLLKKLLIPHDQETPGGIAA, via the coding sequence ATGAACGATCTGGTCGACCTGGTGCTGTCGCAATGGGAGCAGGAATGCCCCAACCTGGACATCTCGCCCATGAGCGTCCTGAGCCGCGTGTTCCGCTTCCACGCCTTCGCCGCGCGTGACGTGGGCCAGGCGTTCAAGCGCTACCACCTGCATCAGGGCGAATTCGACGTGCTCGCGACGCTGTACCGCACTGGCGCGCCGTACGCCATGAATCCGCAAAAACTGGTCGCGGCGCTGCTGCTGACCTCGGGCGCCATGACCAACCGGCTGGACCGCCTGGAACAGGCCGGCCTGCTGGCGCGCACGCCCAACCCCGACGACCGCCGCGGCGTCATCGTGGCGCTGACCGCCGAAGGCCTGCGCGTCATCAAGCAGGTGCTCAAGGACTACCTGCGCGAACTGGAAACGCTGCTCGCCCCCCTGAACGCCACCGAACGCCGCCAGATGGCCGGCCTGCTGAAGAAACTGCTGATCCCGCATGACCAGGAAACGCCCGGCGGCATCGCCGCCTGA
- a CDS encoding HU family DNA-binding protein: MATKAKAPAKKVTKPAAKAPAKKATAAKPAVKPAAKKVVAAKKVAAAPKAIKAALNKTQLVAYIVEQSGVEAKSVKAVLASLETSVLSSVDKKGAGEFTLPGLFKVAVQKVPAKAKRFGKDPFTGQERWFPAKPASVKVKVRPLKKLKDAAQ; the protein is encoded by the coding sequence ATGGCCACGAAAGCTAAAGCTCCTGCCAAGAAAGTCACCAAGCCCGCCGCCAAGGCGCCCGCAAAGAAGGCTACTGCCGCCAAACCCGCTGTGAAGCCGGCAGCCAAGAAGGTCGTTGCCGCCAAGAAGGTCGCCGCCGCCCCCAAGGCTATCAAGGCTGCTCTGAACAAGACCCAGCTGGTCGCCTACATCGTCGAGCAGTCCGGCGTTGAAGCCAAGTCGGTCAAGGCCGTCCTGGCCAGCCTGGAAACCTCGGTGCTGAGCTCCGTGGACAAGAAGGGCGCCGGCGAATTCACGCTGCCCGGCCTGTTCAAGGTCGCCGTGCAGAAGGTTCCCGCCAAGGCCAAGCGCTTCGGCAAGGATCCGTTCACCGGCCAAGAGCGCTGGTTCCCCGCCAAGCCGGCTTCGGTCAAGGTGAAGGTTCGCCCGCTCAAGAAGCTGAAGGACGCCGCGCAGTAA
- a CDS encoding D-alanyl-D-alanine carboxypeptidase family protein — MLMKKLAASLLVATACMSGALAQSMPQPDLSAKAWLLLDETSGQVITSHAATARIEPASLTKIMTAYVVFSAIHSKELSPDQKVTISTRAWKVPPGSSKMFLEPGSKVSVDQLLRGLMIQSGNDAAIALAEAVSGSVEAFVARMNDTAAQLGLHGTHFASPHGLPDPGTYSTVSDLSILATRFIRDYPELYKTYDSARTFTYANITQPNRNRLLWLDPSVDGLKTGHTDAAGYCIVATARRPNGKDQRRLITVVVGTASDKLRTQESRELLEWGFQGFNTIKLYAKGQAVATPEVWKGQADTLKAGFARDAYVTVPAGAKVEPVWAPQDPLVAPIAAQATVGSLRVMVDGKPAMQFPVVALEPVAEAGFAGRAWDSIRLWWRGHS, encoded by the coding sequence ATGTTGATGAAGAAGTTGGCGGCGAGCCTGCTCGTTGCGACCGCATGCATGTCAGGCGCCCTGGCGCAATCGATGCCCCAGCCCGACCTGTCCGCCAAGGCCTGGTTGCTGCTGGACGAGACCAGCGGCCAGGTGATCACCTCGCACGCGGCCACCGCCCGGATCGAACCGGCCTCGCTGACCAAGATCATGACGGCGTACGTGGTGTTCAGCGCCATCCACAGCAAGGAGCTGTCGCCGGACCAGAAGGTGACCATCTCGACGCGCGCCTGGAAAGTGCCGCCCGGCAGTTCCAAGATGTTCCTGGAGCCGGGCTCCAAGGTGTCGGTGGACCAGCTGCTGCGCGGCCTGATGATCCAGTCCGGCAATGACGCGGCGATCGCGCTGGCCGAAGCGGTGTCGGGCAGCGTCGAGGCGTTCGTGGCGCGCATGAACGACACCGCCGCGCAACTGGGCCTGCATGGCACGCACTTCGCCAGTCCCCACGGCCTGCCGGATCCGGGCACGTATTCCACCGTCAGCGATTTGTCGATCCTGGCCACGCGCTTCATCCGCGATTACCCCGAGCTGTACAAGACCTACGATTCGGCCAGGACCTTCACCTACGCCAACATCACGCAACCCAACCGCAACCGGCTGCTGTGGCTCGATCCCAGCGTCGATGGCCTGAAGACCGGCCATACCGACGCGGCCGGCTATTGCATCGTGGCGACCGCGCGCCGGCCCAACGGCAAGGATCAGCGGCGCCTGATCACGGTGGTGGTGGGCACGGCCTCGGACAAGCTGCGCACCCAGGAAAGCCGCGAGTTGCTGGAATGGGGCTTCCAGGGGTTCAATACCATCAAGTTATATGCAAAGGGCCAGGCGGTGGCCACGCCCGAGGTCTGGAAGGGCCAGGCCGACACGCTCAAGGCCGGGTTCGCGCGCGACGCCTATGTCACGGTGCCGGCCGGCGCCAAGGTCGAGCCGGTCTGGGCGCCACAGGATCCGCTGGTGGCGCCGATCGCGGCCCAGGCCACGGTCGGCTCGCTGCGCGTGATGGTCGACGGCAAGCCCGCCATGCAGTTCCCGGTGGTGGCGCTGGAGCCGGTGGCCGAGGCCGGATTCGCCGGCCGCGCCTGGGATTCCATCCGCTTGTGGTGGCGCGGGCATTCTTGA
- a CDS encoding hemerythrin domain-containing protein, whose protein sequence is MAVSFPGGPAAAPTTDDPLGLLSACHGRIARQCATLRRLAAHLPAHGSDDAAQVAAAGVARYFQTAAIHHHEDEEEDLFPALIESMAGSDAVCLHALVDGLIADHARLAALWAPLRRILDEIAAGRPAALPPAQVEAFAAAYAAHIQREEDELLPLAARLIGDDALAAISRAMKARRGGEAG, encoded by the coding sequence ATGGCGGTGAGTTTTCCGGGTGGGCCGGCCGCGGCGCCGACCACCGATGATCCCCTCGGGCTGCTGTCGGCCTGTCATGGGCGCATTGCGCGGCAATGCGCCACCTTGCGGCGCCTGGCCGCGCATCTGCCGGCGCATGGCAGCGACGATGCGGCCCAGGTCGCGGCCGCGGGCGTCGCGCGTTATTTCCAGACGGCCGCGATCCACCACCACGAGGACGAGGAAGAGGACCTGTTTCCGGCCCTGATCGAGTCCATGGCCGGTTCCGACGCCGTCTGCCTGCATGCGCTGGTCGACGGGCTGATCGCGGATCACGCGCGGCTGGCGGCCTTGTGGGCGCCGCTGCGGCGAATCCTGGACGAGATCGCGGCGGGCCGTCCCGCGGCGTTGCCGCCAGCGCAGGTGGAGGCGTTCGCGGCGGCCTATGCGGCGCATATCCAGCGGGAAGAAGATGAACTGCTGCCACTGGCCGCGCGCCTGATCGGCGATGACGCGCTGGCCGCGATCAGCCGGGCGATGAAGGCGCGGCGCGGCGGCGAGGCGGGCTGA
- a CDS encoding SulP family inorganic anion transporter produces MAAGSKAWLARVFGDWVPEVGPATLRADLAAGLLGALLVLPQGVAFATLAGLPAQYGLYSAIVPCIVAALFGSSRHVMSGPTNANSLALFAVLTPLAVAGSPGYIELALAVTVLVGLMQWLVGALRLGSLAHFISPSALFGFTSGAALLIAVHALKDALGLPAPDSHGAGALLASLAGHWDQLQAGALLVTAVTIAAALLLKRLDKRKPYMLAGLVVGALAAAAFNALAARFGAAPVPLLGDLAQPWPPFHVPRIDWRALPDLLSLAFALTIVALAQSISIAKAVATRSGQRIDANREFVGQGLSNVVGGFFSCYLSCGSLNRSIPNYEAGAKTPLAAVFSALLLMALVALSGPLLARIPHAAIAGLLLLVAWTLLDVPRWRLLIRTQPGESAIAAATLAATVTIRMEVAILLGTVLSLMAYLHRTSRPAMRTMGFDSRGLDRRFVVLAQQPEALPECPQLKLLRMEGSVYFGAAAHVAQRLQELRAGADAPRHLLVMAKSMNFIDLAGAQVWEDELVARRAMGGDLYFHRPRPEVLAMWRRTGFLERLGADHVFPDKATALHAIYARLDRGICAGCQARVFWECQPDSPQAGH; encoded by the coding sequence ATGGCGGCGGGAAGCAAAGCGTGGTTGGCGCGCGTGTTTGGCGATTGGGTGCCGGAAGTCGGCCCCGCGACCCTGCGCGCGGACCTGGCGGCCGGGCTGCTCGGCGCCCTGCTGGTGCTGCCGCAGGGCGTGGCCTTCGCCACGCTCGCCGGGCTGCCGGCGCAATACGGCCTGTATTCGGCCATCGTGCCCTGTATCGTGGCGGCTTTGTTCGGCTCCAGCCGCCATGTCATGTCCGGCCCCACCAATGCCAATTCGCTGGCGCTGTTCGCGGTGCTGACGCCGCTGGCGGTGGCGGGCAGCCCGGGCTACATCGAGCTGGCGCTGGCGGTGACGGTGCTGGTCGGGCTGATGCAATGGCTGGTGGGCGCGCTGCGGCTGGGCTCGCTGGCGCACTTCATTTCGCCATCGGCGCTGTTCGGTTTCACCAGCGGCGCGGCCCTGCTGATCGCGGTGCATGCGCTCAAGGATGCGCTGGGCCTGCCGGCGCCGGATTCGCATGGCGCCGGCGCGTTGCTGGCCAGCCTGGCGGGCCATTGGGACCAACTGCAGGCGGGCGCGCTGCTGGTGACGGCCGTGACGATCGCCGCGGCCCTGCTGCTCAAGCGGCTGGACAAGCGCAAGCCCTACATGCTGGCCGGGCTGGTGGTTGGGGCGCTGGCCGCGGCGGCGTTCAATGCACTGGCGGCGCGCTTCGGCGCCGCGCCGGTGCCGCTGCTGGGCGACCTGGCGCAGCCGTGGCCGCCCTTCCACGTGCCCCGCATCGACTGGCGCGCCTTGCCCGATCTGCTCAGCCTGGCGTTCGCATTGACCATCGTGGCGCTGGCGCAATCGATTTCCATCGCCAAGGCGGTGGCGACGCGGTCGGGCCAGCGCATCGACGCCAACCGTGAATTCGTCGGGCAGGGCCTGTCCAACGTGGTCGGCGGCTTTTTTTCCTGTTATCTGTCCTGCGGCTCGCTCAACCGTTCCATTCCCAACTACGAGGCGGGCGCGAAGACGCCGCTGGCGGCGGTGTTCTCGGCATTGCTGCTGATGGCGTTGGTGGCGCTGAGCGGCCCCCTGCTGGCGCGGATTCCGCACGCGGCCATCGCGGGCCTGTTGCTGCTGGTGGCCTGGACCCTGCTGGACGTTCCGCGCTGGCGCCTGCTGATCCGTACCCAACCGGGCGAAAGCGCGATCGCCGCGGCCACGCTGGCGGCCACCGTGACCATTCGCATGGAGGTGGCGATCCTGCTGGGCACCGTGCTGTCGCTGATGGCGTACCTGCATCGCACCTCGCGGCCCGCGATGCGCACCATGGGCTTCGATTCGCGCGGGCTGGACCGTCGTTTCGTGGTGCTGGCGCAGCAGCCCGAGGCATTGCCGGAATGTCCCCAGCTCAAGCTGCTGCGCATGGAGGGATCGGTCTATTTCGGCGCCGCCGCGCACGTGGCGCAGCGCCTGCAGGAACTGCGCGCGGGCGCGGATGCGCCGCGCCATCTGCTGGTGATGGCCAAGAGCATGAATTTCATCGACCTGGCCGGCGCCCAGGTCTGGGAGGATGAGCTGGTGGCACGCCGCGCCATGGGCGGCGACCTCTATTTCCACCGGCCGCGCCCCGAGGTGCTGGCGATGTGGCGCCGCACCGGCTTCCTGGAGCGGCTGGGCGCGGACCATGTGTTCCCTGACAAGGCGACCGCGCTGCACGCCATCTACGCCAGGCTCGACCGGGGCATCTGCGCCGGTTGCCAGGCCAGGGTGTTCTGGGAATGCCAGCCGGACAGCCCGCAGGCCGGCCACTGA
- a CDS encoding ABC transporter ATP-binding protein, giving the protein MTAADALLRVQGLRKSFGGIDALADVSFQLEAGHMLALIGPNGAGKSTCFNVLGGQLRPDAGSVRLDGRELVGLPALKICRLGVGRTFQTAATFRSMTVLENVQTALLSRDRLLLRPRRRAASHRADEAMALLEQVRMAAQAGAHCGALAYGNVKRVELAMALAHRPKLLLMDEPTAGMATNERHALMRLTRELADTQRMAVLFTEHSLDVVFKHADRIAVLVRGSLLAEGPPDRIAADARVQAAYLGTDAPG; this is encoded by the coding sequence ATGACCGCGGCCGACGCCTTGCTGCGGGTCCAGGGACTGCGCAAATCATTCGGCGGCATCGACGCGCTGGCGGACGTCTCGTTCCAGCTGGAGGCCGGCCACATGCTGGCGCTGATCGGCCCGAACGGCGCCGGCAAGTCCACCTGCTTCAACGTGCTGGGCGGCCAGTTGCGGCCCGATGCCGGCTCGGTGCGCCTGGACGGCCGCGAGCTGGTGGGCCTGCCGGCGCTCAAGATCTGCCGCCTCGGCGTCGGGCGCACCTTCCAGACCGCCGCCACCTTCCGCTCGATGACCGTGCTGGAAAACGTGCAGACGGCCCTGCTGTCGCGCGACCGCCTGTTGCTGCGCCCCAGGCGCCGCGCCGCGTCGCACCGCGCCGACGAAGCCATGGCGCTGCTGGAACAGGTGCGGATGGCCGCCCAGGCCGGCGCGCACTGCGGCGCCCTGGCCTACGGCAACGTCAAGCGGGTCGAGCTGGCCATGGCGCTGGCGCACCGGCCGAAGCTGCTGCTGATGGACGAACCCACCGCCGGCATGGCCACCAACGAACGCCACGCGCTCATGCGCCTGACGCGCGAACTGGCCGACACCCAGCGCATGGCGGTGCTGTTCACCGAGCACAGCCTGGACGTGGTCTTCAAGCATGCCGACCGCATCGCCGTGCTGGTGCGCGGCAGCCTGCTGGCCGAAGGCCCGCCGGACCGGATCGCGGCCGACGCGCGCGTCCAGGCCGCCTACCTCGGCACCGACGCGCCTGGCTGA